A genomic window from Fusarium falciforme chromosome 2, complete sequence includes:
- a CDS encoding GH16 domain-containing protein: protein MFSKALSVAALALAAPALVSAQTSTTCNPLLATCPADPAFGKDTVHCDFTKGECPAFTNVGGTAIEYGEKGGVFTIPGLGVAPTIATGKYIFFGRVDVEVQAAPGVGIITSAVLQSDNLDEIDWEWIGGDNAQVQSNYFSKGDISTYDRGAFHPVANPTGQFHVYSIEWTPAFVNWIIDGTVVRTLTYADAKGGSAFPQTPMQVKLGTWVAGRPDAAEGTVIWAGGMADFSKGPFTGYYKSISIVDYAGGDAPTTKSVKEYIYGDQSGSYQSIRTA from the exons ATGTTCTCCAAAGCTCTCTCCGTGGCTGCCCTAGCCCTTGCCGCACCTGCTCTGGTGTCGGCCCAGACCTCTACCACCTGCAACCCTCTCCTGGCCA CCTGCCCTGCCGACCCTGCCTTTGGTAAGGACACAGTCCACTGCGACTTTACCAAGGGAGAGTGCCCTGCCTTTACCAACGTTGGTGGTACTGCCATTGAGTACGGTGAGAAGGGTGGTGTCTTTACGATTCCCGGTCTCGGTGTCGCTCCCACAATCGCCACCGGCAAGTACATCTTCTTTGGCCGCGTTGATGTCGAGGTCCAAGCCGCTCCTGGCGtgggcatcatcaccagcgcTGTGCTTCAGTCTGATAACCTTGACGAG ATTGATTGGGAGTGGATCGGTGGTGACAACGCCCAAGTTCAGTCCAACTACTTCAGCAAGGGCGACATCAGCACATACGATCGCGGCGCCTTCCACCCCGTAGCCAACCCCACGGGTCAGTTCCACGTCTACTCTATCGAGTGGACACCCGCCTTTGTCAACTGGATCATCGACGGTACAGTTGTGCGCACCCTCACCTACGCCGACGCCAAGGGCGGCTCAGCTTTCCCTCAGACCCCCATGCAGGTCAAGCTGGGCACCTGGGTGGCCGGCCGTCCCGACGCAGCGGAGGGTACCGTCATCTGGGCCGGCGGTATGGCCGACTTCTCCAAGGGTCCCTTCACCGGTTACTACAAGAGCATCTCCATCGTCGACTACGCCGGTGGTGATGCTCCCACGACCAAGAGCGTGAAGGAGTATATCTACGGTGACCAGTCTGGCAGCTACCAGAGCATCCGAACTGCTTAA
- a CDS encoding Zn(2)-C6 fungal-type domain-containing protein, whose amino-acid sequence MSGQTPSGRDRPLRRLMPTQAIRSGSSAAGSPSSRSRLNTVIAACNACRRNKAKVCSGGRPTCRRCLDKGLLCQYMTLPGESRLQAIHRSNHDLKDRATAHEEILTLLKTLPERDAQDILKRIRSGTDVEAVLNQVKAGDILLQVALVPETRLRYEFPYRSEMPADYARDNPYLNSLIYEAASLYSTSQVSEHVSPRLMTDLGSDEQQSLYLKPFHAAHVVEPVLSNVKPSLWTPVCNDDALMRDLLSVLFRCEYQFTAAFQKDLFLEDMAARRKDFCSSLLVNIVLAYACVCYPGFSNRAEYWNPNTLAYRFLAESKRLWELECSEPCITTIQAGILFSVFHNLCGLDEIGQPYRIHAVSLAHELRIFDVMDVRSQRIQNGRAYTAWALYAWETLVAFSFMLPPLLKKPPEWALPDPTRNSQWYGEIWIKYPLNNGPSPSYFSHIFRARCHFRIIMNEICDVAYSEGSEITLDKAHGFRERLESWYRNLPVPLQPRTIVLPGHLQLHIYYHHLLLTLYEPLCDTETTQYPSPQQIVAYAKKYLQTLVRIYYLRHGFEAMDLFVVIPLMLTGYDCIDAIGDQTPATELETLRSTLILIAQGLYSQRRNHYLAEALFRVIRGRMRPQERALLRGTMSLEEQEAVNELDDMQPVRSHWPVSVVKKQEDVDSHILKNLVKSYASLNVEEPQGRTSEQAPCANVS is encoded by the exons ATGTCTGGTCAGACCCCGTCTGGTAGAGACAGGCCTTTGCGCCGTCTGATGCCGACCCAGGCTATTAGGTCGGGGTCGTCCGCGGCGGGTAGTCCGTCGTCGAGGTCGCGGTTGAATACCGTGATTGCGGCCTGCAACGCGTGCCGGAGAAACAAAGCCAAGGTG TGCTCCGGTGGGAGACCGACATGTCGTCGCTGTCTTGATAAAGGCCTTTTATGCCAGTACATGACGCTACCAGGAGAATCACGACTGCAGGCCATTCACCGGAGCAACCACGACCTGAAGGACCGAGCAACGGCCCACGAGGAGATCCTCACCCTGCTCAAGACCCTGCCAGAGCGTGATGCACAGGACATCTTGAAAAGAATCAGATCCGGCACCGACGTCGAAGCTGTTCTGAACCAGGTCAAGGCCGGTGATATTTTGCTTCAAGTGGCCTTAGTGCCCGAGACAAGACTCCGATATGAGTTTCCGTATCGATCTGAGATGCCTGCAGATTACGCCCGAGACAACCCATACCTAAATTCATTGATTTACGAGGCGGCTTCGCTCTATTCGACAAGTCAAGTCTCGGAGCATGTTTCGCCCCGACTCATGACTGACTTGGGCTCTGATGAGCAACAAAGTCTCTACCTGAAACCTTTTCACGCAGCACATGTTGTTGAGCCTGTTCTCTCTAACGTCAAGCCATCGTTGTGGACTCCAGTGTGCAATGATGATGCGCTCATGCGAGATCTCCTCAGTGTGTTATTTCGCTGCGAGTACCAATTCACGGCGGCGTTTCAGAAGGACTTATTCCTGGAAGACATGGCTGCTAGACGAAAAGACTTTTGCTCATCTCTCCTCGTCAACATTGTCCTTGCTTATGCCTGT GTCTGCTACCCTGGCTTCTCGAACCGTGCTGAGTACTGGAACCCCAATACTCTCGCGTACCGCTTTCTTGCAGAATCCAAGCGCCTCTGGGAGCTAGAATGTTCAGAACCGTGCATCACGACTATACAGGCTGGTATACTCTTCAGCGTCTTTCACAACCTTTGCGGCTTGGATGAGATTGGGCAGCCGTACAGGATTCATGCTGTTTCATTAGCTCACGAACTTCGAATCTTTGACGTGATGGACGTACGAAGTCAAAGGATACAGAATGGTAGAGCATATACGGCGTGGGCTTTGTACGCCTGGGAAAC CCTCGTCGCCTTCTCCTTCATGCTGCCGCCACTGCTCAAGAAGCCCCCAGAGTGGGCATTGCCAGATCCAACAAGGAATTCACAATGGTACGGCGAGATATGGATAAAGTATCCGCTGAACAATGGCCCCTCGCCATCCTACTTTTCTCACATCTTCCGAGCAAGATGCCATTTCCGGATCATCATGAATGAGATTTGCGATGTGGCCTACTCGGAAGGGTCTGAGATAACTCTTGACAAAGCCCATGGGTTCCGTGAGCGACTAGAGAGCTGGTATAGGAATCTACCTGTCCCGCTCCAGCCAAGGACCATCGTTCTTCCCGGCCACCTTCAACTTCA TATTTACTATCATCACCTCTTGCTTACCCTCTACGAGCCACTATGTGATACTGAGACAACCCAGTACCCTTCTCCGCAGCAAATTGTTGCTTATGCCAAGAAATATCTCCAGACTCTCGTCCGAATCTACTATCTTCGACACGGATTTGAAGCCATGGATCTCTTTGTTGTTATTCCCCTTATGCTCACAGGCTACGACTGCATCGATGCCATCGGGGACCAAACACCAGCTACTGAGCTTGAAACCCTGCGATCAACCCTCATTTTGATTGCGCAGGGCTTATACAGCCAACGACGGAACCATTACTTGGCGGAAGCGCTGTTCCGGGTTATCCGGGGCCGCATGAGACCACAGGAACGTGCCTTGTTGAGAGGGACCATGAGCCTGGAGGAGCAAGAGGCGGTCAACGAACTGGACGACATGCAACCTGTTAGGAGTCATTGGCCAGTGAGCGTTGTCAAAAAGCAGGAAGATGTGGATTCTCATATTTTGAAGAATCTTGTCAAGAGCTATGCGTCTCTGAACGTGGAAGAGCCTCAGGGACGGACATCTGAACAAGCGCCATGCGCTAATGTATCTTGA
- a CDS encoding PKS-ER domain-containing protein codes for MQAFQYGGPESPFQLRNVPIPEPGQGQALISVKAAGLCHTDAHYVDGHGIEMLPSLPITLGHEVAGTVVKVGSEPSPVQVGDRVVVALVAHPVEKATRATTIGLGYDGGYGEFAIAHYEHLVKIPDGVSFPQAAVATDSISTAYHAAVVTAGVTKSSTVAIIGVGGLGLNAVAISVLQGAKVYGIDINEDKYEDAKRLGAVACAPTLGSFPDVAFDAVIDFVGLTPTISAAISSVKKGGTVVMVGLNGGNVEVSSMLLVTKSISLKGSFGAAKEELLEVLNLIASGKLTPKLTEIPFKDVPKGLEDIKKNKVEGRLFVRPSAE; via the coding sequence ATGCAGGCATTCCAATACGGCGGTCCAGAGTCGCCATTTCAACTTCGAAATGTTCCTATTCCTGAGCCGGGACAAGGCCAGGCCCTGATCTCTGTCAAGGCCGCCGGTCTTTGTCACACCGACGCCCACTATGTTGACGGACACGGCATTGAAATGCTGCCTTCCCTTCCCATCACGCTTGGGCACGAAGTGGCCGGAACTGTCGTCAAGGTTGGATCAGAGCCGTCTCCGGTTCAAGTTGGCGATCGCGTGGTTGTGGCTCTGGTAGCTCATCCTGTTGAGAAGGCAACTCGAGCCACGACGATTGGGCTTGGCTACGATGGTGGCTATGGCGAATTTGCGATAGCTCATTATGAGCACCTGGTAAAGATTCCAGACGGTGTGTCATTCCCTCAAGCGGCCGTGGCCACGGATTCAATCTCGACGGCGTATCACGCTGCAGTGGTGACCGCTGGAGTTACAAAGTCGTCAACGGTGGCAATCATTGGAGTCGGCGGCCTTGGGCTCAATGCAGTCGCGATTTCGGTACTGCAAGGCGCCAAGGTCTATGGAATCGATATCAACGAGGACAAATACGAAGATGCGAAGCGCTTGGGCGCGGTCGCGTGCGCCCCAACCCTCGGTAGTTTCCCCGACGTTGCTTTTGACGCCGTCATCGACTTTGTTGGACTCACGCCAACAATTTCCGCTGCCATCTCTTCGGTGAAAAAGGGCGGAACAGTTGTAATGGTAGGACTCAACGGTGGTAATGTTGAAGTCTCATCCATGTTGTTGGTGACAAAGAGTATCAGTTTGAAGGGCTCATTTGGGGCGGCAAAGGAAGAGCTATTGGAGGTGTTGAATCTGATTGCTTCTGGCAAATTGACACCGAAGCTGACGGAAATACCGTTCAAGGATGTGCCGAAGGGGTTGGAGGatataaagaagaataagGTGGAGGGCCGATTGTTTGTCCGCCCCAGTGCGGAGTAG
- a CDS encoding NAD(P)-bd-dom domain-containing protein has protein sequence MKLVIAGATGFLGTEVVRQALSHPNIASVIALARRQTAVPEGSGSQADASKLKSVACDDFISYPESVKTEISDADACIWLIAITPTKSKTFPQDEVRKICHDYPLAAADTFSNLPRKDKSEPFRFVYVSGSNAERDPAKKPWIMGDYCVMRGQVETDVLERAQKSSGTLKACVFKPGLINTANTSLLVKGVQGVARVLIGLPTIQRDEMAAALLDTAVNGFEKDTFVNEELIEIGQRALKAEAPSQ, from the exons ATGAAGCTCGTCATAGCCGGCGCAACTGGCTTCCTGGGTACGGAAGTTGTCCGTCAAGCGCTGTCCCATCCAAACATCGCGTCTGTCATCGCACTAGCGCGACGTCAAACCGCCGTTCCAGAAGGCTCGGGATCGCAAGCCGACGCCTCCAAGTTGAAGTCGGTTGCCTGCGATGACTTTATCAGCTATCCGGAGAGTGTCAAGACTGAAATATCCGATGCGGATGCTTGTATCTG GCTCATTGCCATCACGCCAACTAAATCCAAGACGTTTCCCCAAGATGAAGTGCGCAAGATTTGCCATGACTATCCTCTAGCAGCAGCCGACACATTTTCGAATCTCCCACGCAAGGACAAGTCTGAGCCGTTTCGCTTCGTCTACGTCAGCGGCTCCAACGCAGAACGAGACccggccaagaagccctGGATCATGGGCGACTACTGCGTGATGAGG GGCCAAGTTGAGACAGATGTCCTCGAGCGCGCGCAAAAGTCCAGCGGCACTCTCAAGGCCTGCGTGTTTAAGCCTGGACTGATCAACACAGCGAACACCAGCCTCCTAGTCAAGGGTGTTCAAGGCGTTGCTCGCGTTCTCATAGGTCTCCCGACTATCcagcgagatgagatggcaGCAGCCCTGTTGGATACGGCTGTGAATGGCTTCGAGAAGGACACCTTTGTGAACGAGGAGCTGATAGAAATTGGACAGAGGGCGTTGAAGGCTGAGGCACCTTCTCAGTAG